GCTAGGCATGGGAAATGCCAGCAAGGAAATGCCCAAGATTTCAGATGAGTTCAAGCCCGCGGCCGACGCGGCTAAGCCAGTCCCGCCGCGCGAGGCAAAGCAGCCGCCAGCGATGCAGGGTCACCAGCCGGTAACCCGGCCGGCCCCCATGGCGCCGCGCACACCGGCGCCGATGGCGCCGCGTGTCCCGCCCCAGGCGCAGGCCAAACCGCAAGCCCAGCCACAGGCGCAGCAACAGCCCCAGGCGCAGCAACAACCGCAGCCATCCGGACGTCCGGTCACGCCGCTGCCTAAGGGGGCCGCCGGATTGGGTGACCGCCTGCGCGCCGAGCGCCAAGCCGCTGAGCGGTTGGCCGAGCAGCGTGTTGCACAAGCGCGCGGCAATCGGGTCGCGCCACCACCGGCGCAGCCGACGCCTCCGCCGCAGAGCCAGCGGCCGGCATCGCCGGAAAAGCCCAAATTCACTTTCTCGCCGGAAGAACTGGCCAAGGACAAGCGTGAGACCACCTCGCCTTCGCCTCCGTCAGTCTCGCCGCCCGAGCGCGAATATCCGTCCTTCGCCGGCAAGGGAGGGACTGGAAACGCGCCCCCACCGCTGACCCCACCGCGTCCGGCGCTCGGCGGCACCGCCGCCGCTCCGCTATCGCGACCGCCGCAGCCGCCGCCAAGGGTTCCCGCGGCGCAGCCGCCTGCCGGGCCTGCCTTCCAGCCGCGCTATAACGGGCCGTCGCAGCCTCCCGGCGGCAACTACCGCTCACTCGATCCCCCGCCGAGCGGCGGCTTCACGCCGAAGTCCCGGCCATACGCCGATACGGCTGCCTATCGCGAGGATCCGCTGGCGCGCCGCGACGCTCCTCTGCCACGGCCTCCGGTCAATCGCGAACCTCCGGTCAGCCGCGAGCCTCCGGTCAATCGGGAATATGACTCCTACCGCCGCGGACCGGCTCTGCCGCCGGCCGCGCAAACCCAGGCCTATGGCGAAGGACATGATGGGCCGTCGCTGCCCGATTATCGCCGGCGTCCGCCCGTTCCGGCGCGAGGGCGCCAGCAAGCGCCGCCGCCCTATGACGAGGATGTCAACGAGGTTTTCGAGGATGAGGAGCCGCCACGGCCACAGCGTCGCCGCGCTTCGGCTCAGGATTACAATCGCGCCTATCGCGACTACGAGGAAGGCTATGACACCGAGCGTCGCCGCCGTGGCCCATGGCCGGCGCTTCTGGCGATCCTTCTCGGCGGCATCATCCTGACCGCAGGCATCATCTATTACTATCTCACCTACATGAAGCCGCAAGGGCAAGCGAATGGCGGCAATGTGCCGGTCATCGAGGCGCCCGATCAGTCGCCCAAGTCGGCCCCGGAGAGCTCAAGCGGATCGACGCTCGGCACGCAGGGAACCGCCCAGCCGACTGACGCCCAGCGCAAGCAGATCTACGACCGCATTCTGGGCGATGACGAGATCAACAGCGGCAGCCAGGTGGTGCCCACCCAGGAGACGCCGCAGGCCGTAGAGCCGACGGGCACGAATGAGGGACAGGGTGCCGCGCCTCTCCCCACGCCGTCGAGCGGTACGCAGGACAATACCAGCGAGCCATTGCCGCTGCCTCTGCCCCCGCCGGGGGCGACGGATCAGCAAGGTTCTCTGTCGAATAGTACTGGCCAGCAGACTGCTGCCGCCGGAGCCGTGGGTCAAACCACGGCTTCGTCGCAGGTTCCCGAGCCGGCCTCGACGAGCTCGGCCGACGACGGTGCTCCGGTACCAGGCCAACTGGCCAAGGCCACAGAAGAGATTGCAGCGGCACCACCGCCAACGGCGGAGCAGGTGGTGAGCGAACCCGAAGCGCTTCCGCCCCAACCGCAGCCGGCCAAGCCTAAAGCGAAAGCTGCAGAGAAGAAGCCGGTAAAGACGACCGCCGCCGCAGAGGCGGCCGCCCCTGATTCCACCCAAAGCGGTGCCGTCGAACCTCTTGTCCTCGTTCCTCCCGCGCAGCCGCCCGCTGCGAACGCCGCCCAACCGACGCCGGAGGCGGCTCCCGCCGTTCCCACGACCGAGAGCGCAGCGACCGAGGAAAAATCAAGATCTTTCTTCAATTTCGGCAGCGGCCCGACCGGCAAACGTAAGCTGACCGGCAAAGCGGCCGAGAATGCCCAGGCCCGTGGAGTGGCCGGCAACTGGGCCAATTCCCCCGACCCGAACGCTGTCGCGGCGGATTCCTCCGGCGCCGAGCCGCAGCAGGCCGCGCCGCAGCAGATCGCGGCCATCGCGCCCGCCCCGGAACCACAGCCGATCCCGATGCCGGCGCCTGAACAACCGGCGCAGCAGGCCATACCGTCAAGCACCGGCGGCTTTTCCGCCCAGCTCGCCTCGTTCCGCTCCGAAGCGGAGGCGCAGGCTGAATTTGATCGACTGCGCGCCAAGCACGGCGGCGTGCTGAGCGGTCTTAACCCGCGCATCGTAAAAGCGACCGTCGCGGGAGCTCCCCGTTATCGCCTGAGCGTCGGCCCAATGGCCTCGAAGGCGCAGGCCTCCAAAGTCTGCGAATCGCTCATTTCGGCCGGCGAGCGCGACTGTCTCGTGCGCGGCAACTGAGCCGGACCATCAGGAATTCGACATCGGCGAGCCGGACCGCCTGCGTGCCAAGAAGCCGCGCGATTGGCGCGCGATGATCGCGTCTATTGGCTCAGGTCGGGCCGACCCGAACTGATCGCGATCTGCCTCGAAAAGCTTGGAATCTGGGGATAATCTGTCGGGAAGAGGGCGAATCACCTCTGCTTTCTGCGACAAGCGGCTAAAGGCGATTGCACGAAGATGACCAGCGAAGAGAACACGACCGAAACCAAATGGCCGGACGGAGAAGGCCCGGTCCGCCAGGAGGCTGCGCAGGAGCCCGATAATGAGGAGACCCTCATCATCGACATCCTGGGCTACGAAGGCCCTATGGACTTGCTGCTGGAACTGGCTCGCCAGCACAAGATCGATCTTTCCCAGATCTCCATGCTGGCGCTGGTCGAGCAGTATCTGGCTTTCATCGAGCAGGCGCGCCAGCGCCGGCTCGAAATCGCGGCCGACTATCTGGTAATGGCGGCGTGGCTCGCCTATCTCAAATCGCGTCTGTTGCTGCCGCGCGCACCCGGCGATGAGGAAGTGCCGGCCGAAGATCTTGCCGCCCAGCTCTCTTTCCGTCTGCAGAAGCTGCAGGCGATGCGCGAAGCCGCGGCGAAGCTCATGGCGCGTGATCGCCTGGGCCGCGACGTGTTCGAGCGCGGCGATCCGGAGAAGCTCGTCTTCGATACCAGGGTCGAATATACCGACAATCTGATCGACCTGCTGAAGGCCTATACGACACGGCGTCAGAAGCTGGCGCGCCACAATACCTACACGATCAAGCGCATAAAGGCCTGGTCGATCAAGGATGCGCGCCAGATCCTCGAGCGCCTCGTCGGCCGCATGGACAATTGGAACAGCCTCGACAGCTGGCTCGCCGATTATTTCTCGACGCCGGAAGGCCGGGCGACGGTCGTCGCATCGAGCTTCACCGCGAGCCTCGAACTCGCCCGCGAAGGGGTGATCGAAATCAGGCAGGAACGGGCCTTCGAGCCTATTTACATGCGTCGGCGCGCCAGCGCCGCGTGAGAAGGAAATGGAAGTCATGACAAGGCCACAGGCAATTGCGAATGATGTCGAGACCGATGAGGCCTTGGCGACCGATGAGGCCTTGGTGACCGACGAAGCCTTGGCGACCGACGAAGCCGTGGCGAGTGATGAACCGGTAGCGACCGATGAGCTAGTGGCTGAAGAGCCCATGCCGGAGATGAGCGATGTCGTGACAATGCATCCGCGCGCCGATCGCAGCCATCATCTGCGGATCGTCGAGGCGCTGCTGTTCGCTGCGTCCGAGCCTCTGTCCACGGAACAATTGGGCGCCGCCTTGCCGGAAGGCGCCGATCTGCCGTCTCTGCTCGAGGATCTGCAGGCAAACTATGCCAATCGCGGTGTCAACCTCGTCCAGGTTTCAGGGCGCTGGGCGCTGCGCACAGCGAGCGACTTGAGTTTCCTGTTGCGCCGCGAGGCTGTCGAACAGAAGCGCCTGTCCAAGGCGGCGCTCGAGACGCTTGCGATCATCGCCTATCATCAGCCGGTGACGCGCGCCGAGATCGAAGAGATCCGCGGTGTCGCCATTTCCAAAGGCACGCTCGACACGCTGCTCGAAATCGGCTGGACACGCATGCGTGGCCGCCGCCGCACCCCGGGACGACCCGTCACCTATGGCACCGCGCCGGCATTCCTTGCCCATTTCGGCCTGAACGAGATTGCCGACCTGCCGGGCCTGCAGGAGCTGCGCGGCGCCGGCCTGCTCGACACCACCATGCCGCCCGGCTTCGACATGCCGGTGCCCAGGATGTCCGACGAACTGACCCCGGATGAGGATCCGCTCGACGGCACCGAGGAGACACCGCTCGAAATGCATCTGCCTGAGGAGAACGAGGTCATGGCGGACGCTGAGGAGGTCATGACCGAGACTCTCGAGGCCGAGCTTGAGGAGAGCGGGCAGGGGGATGATGCGGGGGCCGATGAGCCCAAGCCGGAAGAGCCCAATTCCTGACCGCCAGAGATCACGATGAGTTTGGATTGAGTCAATCCAAA
This genomic stretch from Nordella sp. HKS 07 harbors:
- a CDS encoding SPOR domain-containing protein codes for the protein MDQDTTNNPGKARWRERLGMGNASKEMPKISDEFKPAADAAKPVPPREAKQPPAMQGHQPVTRPAPMAPRTPAPMAPRVPPQAQAKPQAQPQAQQQPQAQQQPQPSGRPVTPLPKGAAGLGDRLRAERQAAERLAEQRVAQARGNRVAPPPAQPTPPPQSQRPASPEKPKFTFSPEELAKDKRETTSPSPPSVSPPEREYPSFAGKGGTGNAPPPLTPPRPALGGTAAAPLSRPPQPPPRVPAAQPPAGPAFQPRYNGPSQPPGGNYRSLDPPPSGGFTPKSRPYADTAAYREDPLARRDAPLPRPPVNREPPVSREPPVNREYDSYRRGPALPPAAQTQAYGEGHDGPSLPDYRRRPPVPARGRQQAPPPYDEDVNEVFEDEEPPRPQRRRASAQDYNRAYRDYEEGYDTERRRRGPWPALLAILLGGIILTAGIIYYYLTYMKPQGQANGGNVPVIEAPDQSPKSAPESSSGSTLGTQGTAQPTDAQRKQIYDRILGDDEINSGSQVVPTQETPQAVEPTGTNEGQGAAPLPTPSSGTQDNTSEPLPLPLPPPGATDQQGSLSNSTGQQTAAAGAVGQTTASSQVPEPASTSSADDGAPVPGQLAKATEEIAAAPPPTAEQVVSEPEALPPQPQPAKPKAKAAEKKPVKTTAAAEAAAPDSTQSGAVEPLVLVPPAQPPAANAAQPTPEAAPAVPTTESAATEEKSRSFFNFGSGPTGKRKLTGKAAENAQARGVAGNWANSPDPNAVAADSSGAEPQQAAPQQIAAIAPAPEPQPIPMPAPEQPAQQAIPSSTGGFSAQLASFRSEAEAQAEFDRLRAKHGGVLSGLNPRIVKATVAGAPRYRLSVGPMASKAQASKVCESLISAGERDCLVRGN
- a CDS encoding ScpA family protein, which produces MTSEENTTETKWPDGEGPVRQEAAQEPDNEETLIIDILGYEGPMDLLLELARQHKIDLSQISMLALVEQYLAFIEQARQRRLEIAADYLVMAAWLAYLKSRLLLPRAPGDEEVPAEDLAAQLSFRLQKLQAMREAAAKLMARDRLGRDVFERGDPEKLVFDTRVEYTDNLIDLLKAYTTRRQKLARHNTYTIKRIKAWSIKDARQILERLVGRMDNWNSLDSWLADYFSTPEGRATVVASSFTASLELAREGVIEIRQERAFEPIYMRRRASAA
- the scpB gene encoding SMC-Scp complex subunit ScpB, encoding MTRPQAIANDVETDEALATDEALVTDEALATDEAVASDEPVATDELVAEEPMPEMSDVVTMHPRADRSHHLRIVEALLFAASEPLSTEQLGAALPEGADLPSLLEDLQANYANRGVNLVQVSGRWALRTASDLSFLLRREAVEQKRLSKAALETLAIIAYHQPVTRAEIEEIRGVAISKGTLDTLLEIGWTRMRGRRRTPGRPVTYGTAPAFLAHFGLNEIADLPGLQELRGAGLLDTTMPPGFDMPVPRMSDELTPDEDPLDGTEETPLEMHLPEENEVMADAEEVMTETLEAELEESGQGDDAGADEPKPEEPNS